The Sphingomonas sanguinis nucleotide sequence GCTCCCCACCATATTCCATCCCTAACGAACCGCCAGACTGTGTCCGACGAGTTCGTGCTTTCGGATATCAATATGCTTTCCAACGCAGCTCTGAAGAGCGCGCGGCCGAAGCCGCTCGCCTATAAAATTTGGGACGCGATGGGCCTGCACCTGTTCGTCGCGCCTACCGGCCTGCGGGCGTGGCGCGTCCGGATCAGGGCCGATCACCGCGAGACGGTCATTTCGCTGGGCAGCTGGCCCGACGTGTCGCTCGACGCTGCCCGCGAGGCAGCGGGGATCGCGCGCGGTATGTACATCCAGGGCGTGCAGCCGAAGGTCATTTCTGCGAAGATGGCCGAGCGCCTGACGCAATCAGCGATCACCCTCGAGCAGCTGGCCCGCGACTGGCATACGGCGCGGCGCGATCGTTGGACCGCTGTCCACGCGGCCGACGTCCTGGCCAGCCTCGAGCGCCACGTCTTCCCGGCGATCGGCGAGGATCTGGCGACCGCCATCACCACGCCGCAGCTGCTGCGCCTGCTCGGCAAGATCGCGCGGACCGGCGCGGCCGAGACGGCGCGCCGCATCGCGCAGCGCCTCTCGGCAATCTACCGCTTCGCGCGTACCCGAAGTATCGTCGACGGCGATCCCGCCGCTGGCTTGGTCCGCGAGCTGGCGACCGGCGCGCCTGCCCAGCGCCAGCCCGCGCTGGAGGATCTGGGCGAAGCGCGGGGCCTCCTCGATGCCGCCGATCGCGCGCGTGCTGCCCCGGCCATCCGGCTGGCGTCGCGATTCTTGGCGCTGACCGCCGTCCGCCTCGCGGCCGTGCGCGGCGCGCGGTGGGACGAGATCGAGGGCGTCGACTGGTCGACCGAGGCCCCATCGCCCGCCGCCCTGTGGCGGATACCGGCCGCGCGGATGAAGATGGCCGTTGCGAAGAAGGCCGACGCGGCGAATGACCACCTCGTTCCCCTGTCGGCCGCAGCGGTTTCGGTGCTGCGCCAGGCGCGGGCCATCGGCGGCGGGGATCTGATCTTCCACCGCGGCGGTCAGGCGATCGGCGCGGGCGCGATCGGCGCGCTGTATGATCGGTGCGGCTTCGCCGGGCGGCATGTGCCGCATGGGTGGCGAGCGACCTTCTCGACGGCGATGAATGAACGCTTCCCGGATGACCGCTTCGCGATCGATCGCGCCCTGGCCCACGTCCAGGCGTCGGCCGTCGAGGCAGCGTACAATCGGTCGCAGCATCTCGACCGTCGACGTTGGCTGTTCGATCGGTGGGCGGAGCTGCTCGAAGGCGACGCTTCCACCAGCGATCGGTCGAAATAGGGCTGGCACGGTTCCTGCGGTCCCCGCCTCGATAGCCCTCGGGCGGCGCAGCCGCCCGGTCCCGACAGCCGCATCTTGGCTATCGGGTGCTTGAGGTGATCCGTTTGCGGAGCTGGGGGGACCAGCAGGCTACCGGGTGCCTCGAATTCTGCTGCCTAATCAACGTGTCGCGATAGCGACTCCTTATCCACTTTGCTCTTGAGGTCCTGATACAAGGACATTCAGGGACTCGCGTTAGCGACCGAGACGCCGAGGCTGCGGACGGCTTCGCCTAGGGCGGATTTAGCGCTCAGGAAGCCCGTGGGGGCCGCTGGGGCGTCGTTCGTCGGGGCAGGCTTGTTTCGCCCCAGGCGTTTCCATCGGCGCCCACGGAGCTGGAGAAAGCGCTGATAGATGCGGTTCGGCATCGCCTTGCGGTGGTTCAGGAAATAGGCGTGCGAGGTCTGCTCGCGCTGGGGGCCGAATTGCCCGTCAGAGTCGGGCTTTCGCCTGCTGCGCCGGACGCGATCGATAAAGCCGTGATGGAGCAGGCGCTCCAGCGATCGCCATACGCCCTTGACGCAACAGACGGCCCGCGCCGCTATTTCCTCGCCGGACGGGAATATCTCCCCCGTCTTGGCATTCAGGAACGACAGGATCGCGCGCAGGATCGAGACGTCGAAGGGCCGCATGCGCAGCCGCGCGCGCTCCAGCTCCGCGTCGATCGCCAGGAATTCCTGGCGCACCGTCGCCAGCCGGCCGATCGGGCGATCGGCGGGCGACATCGCCTTCAGCTGCTGTTCCTCCGCCTCGAGCGCGGCATGGCGTGCCTTCAGCGCAAACAGCTCCGTGCGCGGGTATCGCTTATAGTGGAGCTGGGACAGCTCCTGTGCCGTGTCGAGCAGCGTCTCCACGGTCGCAATCCGCTCGGCCGGGGTCTCGAAACGATTATGCTCCCACGGCTTCGCATCCGGTTCGTTCTCGTCGATCGATCCCCGATGCACCGGGTCGCTGCCCGGCTTCTTCCCCTGAAATTTGGCCGTCAGGCCGTTGATAAGCTTACTGGTTGCCCGTGCTGAGGCGAACGTCATTTCGGCTTCCCGTGACCGAAGTGCTTTGGATGCACGAAAGCGCCGCCTGAATCGCATTTTCAGACGCGCGCTGTGCAAATCGGCAGACCTGTCACCAGGTCTTGGAGGGTGGGATTGGCCAACAGCCGTCCTGCGCATTTCCTGCGCAGGTCAGAGACGTTCTCTGTAAATGCTGGCTAAATTGTCGCTGGCACCGCGCTAACGACGCTCAAGATTCCCCAAAATGTAGGACATCTATTGCGTTCGTAATGCGGGGGTCACAGGTTCGAGTCCTGTAAGCGGCACCATCACGTCCCCGGAACAAACCTGGAAAACCGCAGAAATCTGCGGTAAAATGCCTCTCGGCGGTCCCGTGAAATCTCATTATGTTCCGCCGTGGCCCACTCAAAAGGGGCCACGAATCATGGGGCCACGAACGTTGCAGGAGGCGTGGCCCCATGCTTACGGTTGTGCAGATCCGGGCGCTGAAACCGGCAGAGCGTCCCTACAAGGTGGCCGATTCGGACGGCCTATATCTACTGGTGCAGCCATCCGGCGCCCTGCTCTGGCGCTTTCGCTACCGGTGCTGCGGCATCGAGCGCAAATTATCGCTGGGCAGTTTCCCCGATGTCACCTTGATGCAGGCGCGCCGGAAGCGCGACGAGGCCAAGGCCGAACTCGATGACGGGATCGACCCTGTGGAGGAAAAGCGCCAGCGGCGGCTGAAGGCCGAACTGGCGGCGCAGACGACGTTCGCGCTCGTCGCCGGGGAATATATCGAGAAGATGGAGCGCGAGGGCCGTTCCCCCGCTACCATCAAGAAAGCGCGCTGGTTCCTCGAACTACTCGATGGCATCGCCAAGCGTCCGATCGCGGCGATCACCCCGCATGAGCTTCTCGACGTGCTGAAGCGGGTCGAGCGTCGCGGGCATCATGAGACGGCGCTTCGGCTCCGCTCCTTCGCCGGCCGTGTCTTCCGCTATGGTTTCGCGACCCTGCGCACCGAGCGTAATCCAGCCGACATCCTGCGCGGCGCCCTTACTGTTCCCAGGGTCAAGCATCATGCGGCGATCGTCGAGCCCAAGAAAGTCGGCGACCTGCTGCGCGCAATAGACGGGTACACGGGCCGGCCCGAGACCCTGCATGCACTCAGGATCGCGCCGCATGTCTTCCTGCGCCCGGGTGAGTTGCGGCAGGCGAAATGGAGCGAGATCGACTTCGCCGAAAAAGTCTGGCGCGTGCCGGCCGAGCGCATGAAGATGAAGCAGCCGCATGCCGTACCCTTGTCGCGGCAGGTGCTGTTCCTTTTGCAGGATCTGCGGTCGCTGGCGCGGGACAGCGAATTCCTCTTCCCGGCGCTTCATACCACCAAGCGCTGCATCTCGGACAATACGCTGAACGTCGCGCTGCGCCGCCTGGGGTTCGAGAACGATGAGATGACCAGCCACGGCTTCCGCGCCATGGCCAGCACGCTCCTCAACGAGTCAGGGCTGTGGCATCCCGATGCCATCGAGCGCGCGCTGGCCCATGGCGAGAAGGACAAGGTGCGCGCCGCCTATCATCGCGGCGCGCACTGGGCGGAACGGGTGCGCATGGCGCAGTGGTGGTCGGATTATCTCGACCAACTCCGGATCGGCGGTGCCATCATCAAGGGCAAGTTTCGCAAGCGAGCGTAGGACTTGCTACGCCTGCCATGCGATGATGGCGTCATTTCGCAGGATCGTAGGAAGCGGGATTGCGCATCCACTCGTCGATGGCCGATGCACGCCAACCTATGCAGCGGGTGCTGAGCTGAGTGCTCCTTGGAAAGGTGCCGTCGGCCATCTTGCGATATAGGGTGGAACGGCAAAGTCCTGTCTGCGCCAGGACGGCGTTCAGACGGAGAAAGCGGTCAGGATTAGCGGACATGGGTACCACCTTTCGGTTTTTGCGGTTGGGAACCGCTAAGGTCCTGTTTCCCCGCTAAGTGGAGTAGATCCTCTTTGGGTCCTCCGGGGTGCTCGCGAGGGACATTCGCTACCGTCTCTCACGATGCTGCAGGAACGGCATCGACGCCGCTGGCGTGGTGCCAAGCTGCTCCGTCTGGATCCATTCTGTTTTGTGACCCGAGGCAAAGAGCGCGAGTGTCGCAATGCTTGGTGGATATCGACGGCGCCCCACCCAAATCTGCGCAAGGGCGTGAAGGCAAGGCTGGCAAACGTTGGAATCGCGCGCGCGTTACATGTCGTCGTCCAACCATGCTGACGAGAATAGCTCTTCCCCGCCTCTGGCCGCTACCCTCGCGGACGCCCGATACAGCCCAGCGTCCTTAACGTTGATAATGCCCCACAGGGTATAAATTGCATTTACTCCCTGCAGGGTATAAATAAACACTATACCCTTCAAGGTATATCGCTAGTTTATCCCTTATAGGGTATGCCGTCACTGAAAGGCGTCTCCCGTGGCCCACATTGCTCGCTCTCCCAAACAGCTCGGTGCGCTCATCCATAACGCGCGGACCAAGCGCAACCTCACCCAGCAGGCTCTGGCGGCCTTGGTTGGCACCGGGCAGAAGACGATCTCCCGCATCGAAAGCGGGCAGACGGGTACGAAGCTCGACACCCTGTTCGGTATCCTGGCAGCGCTCGACCTCGACATGCAGATCGCACCGCGCAGCAAGGGCAGCGCTGACCTGAGCGAAATCTTCTGACAATGGCACGCCGCAAGACCCACGTTCCCCTGAACGTGCTGATCAATAATCGCCTCGTCGGCCGCCTCGAGAAGGAAACGAGCGGCGCCGTATCGTTCCGCTATGATCAGAGCTGGCTCGAGTGGGAGCACGCATTTGCGGCCTCGCTGTCACTGCCGCTTCGTGCAACCACCTATCGCGGCGCGCCGGTACTCGCCGTTTTCGACAACCTGCTTCCCGACAGCGTAGATATCCGACGCCGCGTGGCGGAGCGCACGGGTGCCGAAGGTACCGATCCGTACAGTCTCTTGGCCCGCATCGGCCGGGATTGTGTCGGTGCGATGCAGTTCCTGCCTGACGGTGAGGCCATCGACGCGATAGGCGATATACGGGGCGAAGCGTTGGGCGAAGAGGATATCGAACACCTCCTCGACAATCTCAAAGGTGCGCCGCTCGGGATCGATCCTGGCCAGGAATTTCGAATCTCAATTGCCGGTGCGCAGGAGAAGACCGCGCTGCTGCGCCACGACGGCCAGTGGCTACGTCCAATCGGAACGACTCCGACAACGCATATCCTAAAGCCTCAGCTCGGCGAGATCCCGACATCCACCGGCATGGTCGACATGACCGCCAGTGTCGACAACGAGCATTACTGCCTGGCGCTGCTGGGTGCCTTCGGCTTGCCGGTGGCGAAAACCGAGATCGTCACCTTCGGGGCGCGACGCGCGCTGGTCGTCGAGCGGTTCGATCGCCGATGGCTCGCCGATGGCCGGCTGCTGCGCGTTCCGCAGGAAGACTGCTGCCAGGCACTCGGCGTGCCATCCTCCCAGAAATACCAAAGCGAAGGTGGTCCCGCCGCGGCGGACATCATAAGACTGCTCGGCGGTAGCGACGATCCGACCGAGGATCAGGTGACATTCCTGTCGAGCCAGATCATCTTCTGGCTCATCGGCGCGACCGACGGACATGCGAAAAACTTCAGCCTCTTCCTGCGTCCGGGCGGCGGCTTCAAGCTGACGCCCTTCTACGATGTCCTGAGCGTCCAGGATGCTGTCGATCGCGGACAGTTGGCACAGAAGAGTTTCCGGTTGGCGATGTCGGCGGGCACCAGCCGCCATTACCGGATCGAGGAAGTCCTGGGCCGGCACTTCGTCCAGACCGCGAGAGCCGCAGGTATCGGCCCGACCATTATCGACAAGGTCATCACCGACATTCGCAAAAATGCCGTCACGGCCGCGGACGTTGCGCGAGAAGCAATGCCGGACGACTTCGCCGACGACGTCCATGCCAGCGTCAGCCGCGCGATCGCCGATCGTCTGGCACGTCTCGACACGGCGTTTACGGAGCTAAGCTAGTCGCGTTGCAAAACATGTCCGGCATGCCCCTCTCCGCCACCCTCATTGTCGGTCAACCGCTTGAGGCTCCGATACTGGACCAGCGTGGCACGGCCGACCTTCGTCGTCTCGAGGTCGCCCGACTGGATGAGCTTGTAGATCCGCGAGCGGCTGAGGCCGGTGATGCAAACCGCCGTTGCCACGCGGACCGTCAGCGGCTCGATCTTCCTTTCCCATGCCCGCTCGATCATTTCTGCCCCCGTACTCGCGCGTCGCGCTCGCGCACGAACGCCCGATCGCTCTCCAGGAAGGCCGACAACATCGCGGGGATCAATTCGGTGACCGGCTCCTCGATGCCGTAGGTCGAGGCATAGACCGCAGCATAGGCCTGCAACGACGACTGGAGGTCCGGCGTGATGGTGATGGCCAGCTTGACCGGCGTGCGGTCGGGCAGCTTGCCAAGCTTGAGATCGGCCATGTCAGCTTGTCCTTCTCGGATAAGGGGCGAGGATGAGATCGTGGGTCACCAGCAAGCGGACCGGCGCGCCGGGACGGATCGTGACCGTCGGCTGGACGTCGAGGTTGCGCTGGGTGATCTGGTCGCCGGCCCGCGCGACGTTCATCTGGGCGGACTGGCGGATCGCCTGCACGAGGTCGCTTCCGCCGGAGATCGACAGCTCGGAACCGACGCCGAGCATGGTCGCGATCGCGACACCCTTGAGCAGCGTCCATGTGTGGAAATCGACCCGGTCGGCAAGCCCGGCATAGCCTTCCGGGTCGGTGGCAGGCATGTTGTCGAGCCGCACCGAGCCGCCGTCGGGCAGGATCAGCCTTTGCCAGATCACCAGCGCACGGCGCTGCCCGAACGCGACGACGCTGTCATACTTGCCGATCAGCCGGGCACCCTGTGGTACGAGCAGGATCGTCCCCGTGACGGTATCGAACACGTTCTGGGTGACCTGCGCGGTGACCATGCCGGGCAGGTCAGAACTCAAGCCGGTGATGAGGCTTGCCGCGATCACGCTGCCCGCCAGCAGGCTGTTGGGCGAAGCAGGAGTGACGAGGGCGCCGACGTTGAGATCGCCGCCCGTGTCTCTGGCCGCGGCGAACTGCTCCTTGCGCGTCCCCGTCGCCGTCGCAGGGATGGCATCAGGGACTTCGGGGCCGACGGAGGAAGCAGGGGTGACCACGCTATGGCCGGTCGTGACCTGCGCCATCAGGCCCGATTCTCGCGCCGCCTTGAGGTCGGCCATCCGCTGCTGCCGTGCTGCCGCGACCGTATCGACGGACGGAGGAGCAACGGTCGCTTCGGCCCGTTCCTGTGCGCGAAGGATTGGCCGGCCAAGGTCGCCGGGAAGCGGTGGGCCGAGCCTGGGCGCATCGCCATAGCTGGCCGGGAGGCCAGAGAGTGCGTCGGCGGCGGGCTTCGCTATCGGCTGAGACAATTCGCTGTCCTGCGCGACGTGCCGGAAGACCTGCGGCTTCAACGCCATCCACGCGATACCCATCAGGCTGGCCGAGCCCAGTGCGGCGAGGCCGATGATCGCACCCTTGCGGAAGCGGATCGCGCGTGCCGGACGGGAACGGATGGCCAATGTTTCCGGGTCGACCTTCGGCGGCTGGGCGGGCGCCTCGGGTGCGGGCGCGTCGAGCATGGCTTCGGCGGGCGAAGGTGCGTCTGACGAAGGTTCGGCAATCTCGGTCATGCCCCCCTCCGCTGAGCGGATGGCCCGATCCTGTCGATGCGGACGACCTGCTGCTTCTTCAAGCCGAGCCGGAGTTCGGCCGCGTCGAAGATCCGGTCGACGACATAGAAGCGGTCGCGCAGCCGATAATTGACCAGTTCCACCTTTCCATCTGGGCCGACGACGAACAGGGGCGGTGCATCGCCATTGGCCAGCGAGGCAGGGAACTCGACATAGGTCCTTGTCCCGTCGTCGAACACGCGCAGTGGCCGCCATGGCGGGCGGTCGCCGCTGATCGCGTAGTTGAAATGCAGCTGCTCGATCGCCAGCCCCGTCGCCACCGGCGCCGCAGCCTGTGCGGCCTCCGCCTTGCGTCGCACGGCCAGCAGCTCGTCCTGCGGATAGGTCCAGCGCAGCGAGGACAGCGCCGTTGCCGGGGTGCTGGCGAGCCTGAGATGATAGGCGCGCCGGTCGGTCGTGATGACCAGGTTGGTGAGCAGGCCTGCGGAGACCGGCTTGACCAGCACATGCGTCTGCTTGCCGTCGCCCGAACCGCTCGTCGTGTCGCCGATCACCCAGCGGGCGGTATCGCCGCTCGCGACCGCCACGAGGGTCTCGCCGGGCTGGAGCGCAATGTCCGTTACCAGTCCCGGCGCGGTATAGACTTGATAGATCGTGCCGTCGTTGAACGGATAGACCTGCGCGCCGCTGACGAACCCGTTCGCTGCCGGCTCGATCGTGGCGCTGCGTGTGGCGGACCGCACCGCCTTGAGCGGTGCCGCGGCCCGATCCTGCGCCCACGCGTGACCGGCCAGGACCAAGGTGGCTATGGCCGGCAAGATGACGGGCTTCATGGGTTCTTCTCCTGCATGTTGGACAGGTTCGCGGCTTCAGGTCGGGCGCCGAGGGAAAGGTCGAGCGGCGATCCGAGCGGCAGGGTCGCGGGCGACTGGGCGGCGGGGCGTGTGGGTTGCGACGATGGCGAGGTGTCCAGTTCGCGGCTCCAGTCGATTGCGTCGACATAGATGCCGAGCGGGTTCTTGCGCAGCACCTCGGCCGATGTCGGGGGGCGCGTCACGATTGTGAGGATCGCCGTCCAGCGCTGGACGCCCGCCTGGTTGCCGCGCTCGAACATGGTCTCGGTCCATTTGACCTGGAACGACGTGTCGGACGCGCGCACAACGCTGGTGACCTGCACCGACACCGTCCGATCGCCGACCTGGGCAAAGGGCGCTGCCGAACGGGCATATTCCCCCAGGAACTCGGCCCCGCGCTGGGTTGCGAAGTCATAGGCCTCGAGCCAGTCGCGGCGCAGCAGCACCGGGTCGAGCGACACCGAGCGGATGTTGGTGATGAATCGCGACAGGTGCCACGCCACCTGCGGGTCGGTCGGCCGGTATGCGACGTCGGCCGGCTGGACGGAGCGCGCCTCGCCGAGCTTGTCGACCTCGACGACATAGGGCGTGACGCGGCTCTGCATCGATTGCCAGGCAAGGGCTGCCGACGTGCCTGCGGTCAAGAACAGGCAGCCGAACGCCATCAGCCGCCAGTTGCGCGCCTGCACGCGCGCCGAGCCCATCCGCTCGTCCCACAGCTGCCCGGCACGCTGGTAGGGTGTCTCGGGCGGCGGCGTTCGCCCGTAGCGCTGCACGCTTCGCTTGAAGACCATGGTTCAGTCGTTCCTTTCCTTGATGTCGGGAATGGCGGAGCCGCCGCCACGATCGCCTTGGCTGAGCGCGTGGATCGCGACTTGGCGGCGATGGCGGCTCGTCTGCTGGTCGCGCATCGCCCGCGCCCATGCAGGCGTGCCGCCGTCGGCGTCGTTCGTGCCCGGCGACGCGTCGGAGGTTCGATTGAGCGCCGACCAGGCGGCGTTGCGACCCCGCTCTGCGGCAGCGCCGAGCCCGAAGGTGCTTTCGATCTTCTGGGCCGCCGCACCCTTGGCAGCGGCGGCCATGCCGCCGACTGCAGAGCCGCCCGTCTCACGACCGAGCTGCGCGGCGGTCGAGGCCGCGGATCCCATTGCGGTGCCGGCACGCACCGCCCCTAGCGCAGCGCCGGCCAAGGCGCGCGCGCCACCGACGGCCGCCCCACCCGCCAGCAGCGCGATGCCGCCGGCGCCGACCGCGGTGCCAAGTGCCGCGCCGGCGCCGAGTTGCGGGGCGCCGGACACCAGCCCCGAGGCGATCGACGGCCCGAAGATGCCGAGGCCGAACAGCGACAGGCTGGCAAGCACGAGGCTCATCGCCTGGCCGATGTCGGGCTCCTGGCCCTGCAGCGCTTGCGTGAACTCGGCGAAGAAGTTGGAGCCGATCCCGACGATGACGGCGAGCACCATCACCTTCACGCCGGACGAGACGACATTGCCCAGCACGCGCTCGGCGAGGAAGCTGGTGCGGTTCCACAGCGCGAACGGCACGAGGATGAAGCCCGCCAGGCTCGTCAGCTTGAACTCGAGGATGCAGACGAACATCTGCACCGCGAGGATGAAGAAGGCGACGATCACCAGCGCCCAGGCGAAAAGCAGGATCATGATCGTCAGGAAGTTGTCGAAGAAGGTCGTGAACCCGACCATCTCGCTCGCCTGGTCGAGCAGCGGCCACGCCGCCGAGAAGCCGGTGCCGGCGAGCCGCCCGGGCTTCAGCAGGTCGTCCGCGGACAGCGTGCCACCGCCGGCGGTCAGCCCGGCCTGCGCGAACGAGCGGAAGATGATGTCGGCAAGGCGAGAGAAGCTGTTGAGGATGAACGCGAAGGCGCCGACATAGAGGATCTTCCTGAGGAAGCGTCCGATGACATTGTCCTCGCCGCCCATCGCCCAGAACAGGCCGGCAAGCGTGATGTCGATGCCGATCAGCGTCGCGGTCAGGAAGCCGACGTCAGGACCGAGCAGCCCGAAGCCGCTGTCGATGTAAGTGATGAACGCCTGCAGGAAGCGGTCGATGACATTGAGGTCGTTCATGAGATCCTCTTCCTGGCAAAGTGGAGAGAATGTCGCGGGGCGCGGTGGGGAGCGGGACCGCGCCCCGCGACGGCGACAGATGATCGGGGCATCACCGGCCGCCGGCCGGATCCAGCCTGTCTACGCCGTGGGGCTATTGGGACGTGTAGGCTGATCCGGAGCCGAGGAACTTCCTGGTCGCCGCGCGTGCCTCCTGTGCCTGCGTCGCGCGCCGTGCCTGCTCGATCGCCTCGCTACGGAACTGCGCGGCCATCATCTGCTGGAGCTGCAACTGCTGCTTGGCGGTCAAGGCAAGGAGCTGGTTGGTGGCTTGCTGTGCCTGGAGCGAGCCTTCCGCGCCTTGGCTGCGCGCGACGATGTCGGCGAGCGCCTGTGTGTCGGACCGGACGTTCTCGACGACCTGCGCCTGCACCGTCATCGTCTGGCGAAACGCGCCCATGCTGGCATCAAGCCGGGCGCGGGCACCACGCACGCGGGCGTCGGTGCGGAGCGCCGAGGAGAAGTCGCCGGGAAACAGCGATTGGAACTGGTCGTCGAGCTGGCCGACCCGGAAGTCGATCGCCTGCGCCCGGCCCATCAGCCGGTCGATCTCGGCAAGCTTCTGTTTGAGTGCATCCAGCTGCGGGAAATCGATGCGGCTTAGGTTCTTGCCCATGGCAACCAGCATCTGCGCCTCATTCTGGAGCTGCTGGATCTGCTGGTTGACGCTCTGCAGCGTGCGCGCGGCGGTCAGGATGTTCTGCGCATAGTTTCGCGGATCGAACACGATCCCGCCGAACTGCGCATGGGCCGGCGTCGCCGCCGACATGACCCCCATGATGAAACTGCCCCTGGCAGCGGCGGCGAGCATGGCGGCGATGACGCGGCGGCGGTCGAGGAACGGCATGACGATCTCCAGTGCTTTGGCACCCGCACCCGCGTCGATCGCGGTCGGGCTCGGCATGGAGTGTCGGCCTCTCGGCGCCGCGGCGTCAGATACCGGCTGGGGTCTGCACGGGACCTTGTGGGGACAATCACGAAACCTTCTCCGAAGACCCGGCAGTTGTTGTGGCCAGACTTCGACGCCGCTATGTGTGGCACATGAGTAATACAGCCAATCGTCTGAAGCGGACAGTTCACGCAGGCTTGATTGCGCTGCTGGCTTGCGCCTCAATGGCGGACGCCAGAGCCAACGCCTCTCTGCCGGATATGACCACGGCTCTCCGAGAACTGCACGTGGAGAGTGCTTCGGTCGCCGTGATCCGCAACGGACGGATCGTCTCGACGGGCGCCTGGGGCATGGCAGGGCCGAACCGGGCGGCGACCGTCGCCACGCCCTATAATCTCGCCTCGCTGACGAAGCCGCTGACGGCGGAAGTCATCCTGCGCTTGGTGTCAGCCGACAGGCTGTCGCTCGACGAGCCGATGGATCGCTACTGGAGCGATCCCGACCTGTCACGCGATCCGCGGCGGATGAAGCTGACGGTCCGCATGGCGTTGAGCCATCGCACCGGGTTGCCGAACTGGCGGGATGTGAAGGGACTGGCGTTCGATCATGATCCCGGCACGACCACCGGCTATTCGGGCGAGGGGTATCAATATGCGGCGCGCTATGCCGAGCGTCGCACCGGGCAGTCGTTCGAGACGCTGGCTGGCCGCTGGCTGTTCACACCCGCCCACATGCGCGCTTCCGGGTATGTGTCGGCGCAAGGCGAGGCGGCGCCGATCGCCGTGCCCTACGACGACGCCGGCAAGCCGCTCCCTGTAGAGCGGGTGACGCGCTACAACGCTGCCGATCTCGCGCACGCGACGGCGCGTGATTATGCGCGCTTCCTCATCGATGCGCGCAGCGACAGGGGCCTGGTCGCGTCCGTCGCGGCGGAGCGCAGCAGATCGCAGGCCGATCTGACGCCCGGAATATGTGCCGGATCGAAAGCAGCCAGCTGTCCACCCTGGACCGGCTTTGGCCTCGGCTGGCAGCTTCTCGGATTTCCCGGAGGCACAACGATGCTCCACACCGGTAAGGATGCCGGGGCCTTCACCTTCGCCGCGATCGATCGTGCGAGCGGCGACGGCATCGTGATCCTGACCAACAGCGACAACGGATGGCGGGTCATCCTGCCCATCCTCGAACGCACCGGCAGCGACCCGAAGCTGATCGCCTTCCTCCGTGGCCAGATGAACTGACAGGACCAAGGTCATGCTGACTGCCCTTGCCGCCGCCGCAGTCCTGCGGACGACGGCTCCGTGCTCACGTCCTTCTCGTCTTCGTTGCAGTTTAGCCGAGCGGTAGCAGGCGACCAATCGCGATCGGTTCAGACTTGGCCGCGGATCGTGGCGGCGCGCTCCGCGAGTACGGCCGCCGGCCCTTCAAGCTCGTAGAAGGCAAAGGGATTGAGGAATTGCCGTCCCCAGAACAGCGCCCTGTCCACCGGTCCTAGGCTCGCCTCGTCGCACAGCGCGAGCCATTGTGCGCCAATGGTCTCGATCTGCCTGGACACGATCGCGATGGCCTGGTCGGACGTCATATGGAAGTCGCCGGCGGCGGCCAGGCAGGTGGCTATCTGGCTCGAGCGGTGCCG carries:
- a CDS encoding serine hydrolase domain-containing protein encodes the protein MTTALRELHVESASVAVIRNGRIVSTGAWGMAGPNRAATVATPYNLASLTKPLTAEVILRLVSADRLSLDEPMDRYWSDPDLSRDPRRMKLTVRMALSHRTGLPNWRDVKGLAFDHDPGTTTGYSGEGYQYAARYAERRTGQSFETLAGRWLFTPAHMRASGYVSAQGEAAPIAVPYDDAGKPLPVERVTRYNAADLAHATARDYARFLIDARSDRGLVASVAAERSRSQADLTPGICAGSKAASCPPWTGFGLGWQLLGFPGGTTMLHTGKDAGAFTFAAIDRASGDGIVILTNSDNGWRVILPILERTGSDPKLIAFLRGQMN
- the trbL gene encoding P-type conjugative transfer protein TrbL — translated: MNDLNVIDRFLQAFITYIDSGFGLLGPDVGFLTATLIGIDITLAGLFWAMGGEDNVIGRFLRKILYVGAFAFILNSFSRLADIIFRSFAQAGLTAGGGTLSADDLLKPGRLAGTGFSAAWPLLDQASEMVGFTTFFDNFLTIMILLFAWALVIVAFFILAVQMFVCILEFKLTSLAGFILVPFALWNRTSFLAERVLGNVVSSGVKVMVLAVIVGIGSNFFAEFTQALQGQEPDIGQAMSLVLASLSLFGLGIFGPSIASGLVSGAPQLGAGAALGTAVGAGGIALLAGGAAVGGARALAGAALGAVRAGTAMGSAASTAAQLGRETGGSAVGGMAAAAKGAAAQKIESTFGLGAAAERGRNAAWSALNRTSDASPGTNDADGGTPAWARAMRDQQTSRHRRQVAIHALSQGDRGGGSAIPDIKERND
- the trbJ gene encoding P-type conjugative transfer protein TrbJ, whose translation is MPFLDRRRVIAAMLAAAARGSFIMGVMSAATPAHAQFGGIVFDPRNYAQNILTAARTLQSVNQQIQQLQNEAQMLVAMGKNLSRIDFPQLDALKQKLAEIDRLMGRAQAIDFRVGQLDDQFQSLFPGDFSSALRTDARVRGARARLDASMGAFRQTMTVQAQVVENVRSDTQALADIVARSQGAEGSLQAQQATNQLLALTAKQQLQLQQMMAAQFRSEAIEQARRATQAQEARAATRKFLGSGSAYTSQ
- the trbF gene encoding conjugal transfer protein TrbF, with amino-acid sequence MVFKRSVQRYGRTPPPETPYQRAGQLWDERMGSARVQARNWRLMAFGCLFLTAGTSAALAWQSMQSRVTPYVVEVDKLGEARSVQPADVAYRPTDPQVAWHLSRFITNIRSVSLDPVLLRRDWLEAYDFATQRGAEFLGEYARSAAPFAQVGDRTVSVQVTSVVRASDTSFQVKWTETMFERGNQAGVQRWTAILTIVTRPPTSAEVLRKNPLGIYVDAIDWSRELDTSPSSQPTRPAAQSPATLPLGSPLDLSLGARPEAANLSNMQEKNP
- the trbG gene encoding P-type conjugative transfer protein TrbG — protein: MKPVILPAIATLVLAGHAWAQDRAAAPLKAVRSATRSATIEPAANGFVSGAQVYPFNDGTIYQVYTAPGLVTDIALQPGETLVAVASGDTARWVIGDTTSGSGDGKQTHVLVKPVSAGLLTNLVITTDRRAYHLRLASTPATALSSLRWTYPQDELLAVRRKAEAAQAAAPVATGLAIEQLHFNYAISGDRPPWRPLRVFDDGTRTYVEFPASLANGDAPPLFVVGPDGKVELVNYRLRDRFYVVDRIFDAAELRLGLKKQQVVRIDRIGPSAQRRGA